In Streptococcus gallolyticus subsp. gallolyticus DSM 16831, the sequence GGCAGATGAGCAAAATGCGACCTACACTCAACAGGGCATAAAGCCACTTTTTACTGTTCCAAAAACGGCTCGGATTAATATTGTCGGACAAGCTCCTGGCATTCGTGCGCAAGAGTCGGGTTTGTATTGGAATGATCCAAGTGGTGATAATTTGCGAAAATGGCTGGGCGTTGACCGAGAAATATTTTACGATTCTGGGCTTTTTGCGGTTGTACCAATGGATTATTATTTTCCGGGAACGGGAAAATCAGGTGATTTGCCGCCACGAAAGGGCTTTGCTGAAAAGTGGCACAAACGAACCTTGGCTTTCGCACCAAATATTGAATTACATATTTTGGTTGGCTCCTATGCACAGCGTTATTATTTGCAGCAGAAATCTTCTGCCACGTTGACAGAAACGGTAAAACATTATCGCGCCTATTTACCAGAATTTTTCCCTTTGGTACATCCCTCACCTCGCAATAACCTCTGGCAAGCAAGAAATCCTTGGTTTGCAAAAGAAGTTATCCCAGATTTGCAAAAATACGTCAAAGAAATTCTTGAAAGATAATATGATACCTCATTAAAAATAAAAGCATAAGAAAGTATTTTCTAAACAGAAAAGGTATTCTTACGCTTTTTTTATTAATTATGAGTTGTCAGCTAAGCTTTGATTAACCCAATCAATGAAGTTGCTTGTTGAATCACCGCTGATTTCGGCTTCGGTATGTTGTTCACCCCAAACCGTTGCAAAATCAAGGTCTTTAACACCGTAATTTTCAAGGGCAAGTGCCAAATTAACCTCAGTAGTTAAAGCTGTATCGCCTTGACTAAGTCCTGTACGAATTCGCCAATAACTAGCAACATTTGAAGAATTTTCACCACCATAATAATCAGTTAGATAGTACAATGGCGTGTACATATTGATACGTGTGGTTAAATCTTTTCCTAAGCTATCTGTTTTAGCAAGGTCGGTAGTAAAG encodes:
- a CDS encoding uracil-DNA glycosylase family protein, producing the protein MDTIEQLIADIMADEQNATYTQQGIKPLFTVPKTARINIVGQAPGIRAQESGLYWNDPSGDNLRKWLGVDREIFYDSGLFAVVPMDYYFPGTGKSGDLPPRKGFAEKWHKRTLAFAPNIELHILVGSYAQRYYLQQKSSATLTETVKHYRAYLPEFFPLVHPSPRNNLWQARNPWFAKEVIPDLQKYVKEILER